A stretch of Gemmatimonadota bacterium DNA encodes these proteins:
- a CDS encoding helix-turn-helix domain-containing protein: MHMTQTQYHIPACTVQAVREATAIIRTLLSSIHPMQAGQIARTIGVPHSQTQKLLYTLEIEGLVVCDRLDQWDIHSDGLWAALNEEQT; the protein is encoded by the coding sequence ATGCACATGACACAGACACAATACCATATCCCGGCCTGCACAGTCCAGGCTGTGCGAGAGGCGACCGCCATTATCCGGACGCTACTCTCGTCCATACATCCTATGCAGGCAGGGCAGATAGCCCGCACCATCGGCGTGCCACATTCGCAGACGCAAAAACTCCTCTATACGCTGGAAATTGAGGGCCTGGTCGTATGCGACCGGCTCGACCAATGGGATATTCACAGCGACGGGCTGTGGGCTGCACTTAATGAGGAGCAGACATGA
- a CDS encoding ATP-binding protein, with translation MSGVPTKLKELHMKLFRFFGLSHDPFCRPESADDAIITQGMSDTIEQVRSVIDDQRGIATLIGSPGSGKSTIATLATEDRYVIRPLAPTNRMTPGHLYEAILDSTGQPSRRSLEHRARAARDAIQGAISEYGTCTLYIDDAEAVPTETLVAARALREIAGIFAPPISLLLVGSSSLRRRLSSEVSLLGTDAQAEHIEISDISDVAEYLVLACSRAGRAAGDIFSPDGVGAIQGASRTISEMISMVRRCLTFAHDIAEPVITAEIVSASQATARTTAGVQGRAADERMVA, from the coding sequence ATGTCGGGCGTGCCCACCAAACTTAAGGAGCTACATATGAAACTTTTTCGGTTTTTCGGCCTATCACACGATCCGTTTTGTCGGCCTGAATCGGCAGATGATGCGATCATCACACAGGGCATGTCGGACACCATCGAGCAGGTGCGGTCTGTCATAGATGACCAGAGGGGTATCGCTACTCTCATAGGCTCGCCAGGATCGGGAAAATCGACCATAGCGACACTCGCTACAGAAGACCGCTATGTCATCCGGCCGCTCGCGCCGACCAATAGAATGACGCCGGGGCATCTCTATGAAGCCATCCTGGACAGTACAGGTCAGCCGTCGCGCCGTTCACTGGAACATCGCGCGCGCGCAGCCAGGGACGCGATCCAAGGAGCGATAAGCGAATATGGCACCTGCACGCTGTATATAGACGACGCAGAGGCTGTGCCCACAGAAACATTGGTCGCGGCACGGGCATTGCGGGAAATCGCGGGTATTTTTGCGCCTCCCATCTCATTGCTGTTGGTGGGATCGTCATCTTTGCGGCGCAGGCTATCCAGCGAAGTCTCGTTGCTCGGGACAGATGCCCAGGCTGAGCACATCGAAATCAGTGACATATCGGATGTGGCAGAATATCTCGTCCTGGCCTGTTCGCGTGCAGGCAGAGCCGCGGGCGACATATTCTCACCCGACGGCGTTGGGGCAATCCAGGGGGCGTCTCGCACCATCTCGGAAATGATTTCTATGGTGCGCCGCTGCCTGACATTTGCACACGATATCGCAGAACCTGTCATCACTGCCGAAATCGTGTCCGCCTCCCAGGCCACAGCCCGGACGACTGCTGGTGTTCAGGGCCGGGCCGCAGATGAAAGGATGGTCGCATGA